The genomic interval CTGCCATCAGAGTTATAAATTCACGACGACCAATTTTTTTTCCAACTTCTTCTACTGATAAATCCACTAGCTTAAATGTCCCATTTTTCCTGATTGATAATCTTCAAAAGCTTGAATGATCTCTTCTCTTGTATTCATGACAAAAGGGCCATGTGAAAAGACAGGCTCATCAATAGGCTCACCATTTAAGATCAATAGCTCTGCGCCTACATTACTTGATAACTCAACCTCTTGGCCATCTCTTTCAAAGATCACTAATTGGTGTTCGTTAACTTGATTACCATTTATTGCAACACTTCCTTTTCGAATAAGAACAAGTAAGTTTGTTTTATCATCTAATGAAAGTAGGAAGTTAGAATCTTTTTGCATTTTCGTTTGAATAAGATTTATTGGTGTGAAGGTCTGACAAGGCCCTACTTTATCCGCATATTTTCCTGAAACTAATTTTAACTCAACACCTTCACTAGGATTGATTACAGGGAACTTCTCCCCCTTTACCCCCTGATAGCGTGGAGCTGTCATCTTATCTTTCTTAGGAAGATTTACCCACATTTGAACCATCTCAAATAGTCCACCTTCCCTTGCAAATTTTTGAGAATGAAATTCTTCATGTACAACACCACTTGCAGCAGTCATCCACTGGACATCTCCACTGCCAATGATACCGCCGCCACCAGCAGAGTCGCGATGTTCAATTTCACCTTCAAAGGCAAAAGTTACAGTTTCAAAACCGCGGTGCGGGTGCTCACCCACTCCTCTTTTTGTTTGCGTTGGTGAAAACTTTTTAGGAGCAGCAAAGTCCATCATTAAAAATGGAGTTGTGTAATAGTAAATATCAAAACCTGGGTGAAACATTGTGTGAACATGAAATCCATTTCCTACCCAATGTTTTTGCGGAGGATTTAAAATATATTTAATAGCTTTTTGTTTCATTTAATTATCCTTAAAAAATTTCACTCGGCCCTAAAGCGACAATACGATATGGATTTAAATCATCGTGGCTATAGAAGTAGTGTCTTTTGATATGTTCAATATTAGTAGTCTCTTTAATACCTTCGATTGAATAAAGGTCTCTCACATAGCGAGAAAGATTCTTATAATCTTTGATTCTCTTTAGGTTGCACTTGAAATGAGTTACGTAAACACAATCAAAGCGCAAAAGAGTTGGCACTAACCTAAGGTCAGCTTCTGTTAACCTGTCACCTAGTAAGTATTTTTGGCCTTCAAGTATTTCTTCGACTCGATCAAGAGATGTAAATAACTTCGTCACAGCTGATTCATAAGCTTCTTGAGTTTTTGCAAAGCCACTACGGTAGACACCATTGTTGATATTGCTATATATAAATTCATTTAACTCATCAATTTTATCTGCTAAATCTTCAGGATAAAAATCTTCATGATTACCAGTAAGTTCATTAAACTCAGAATTAAAAATTCTAATAATTTCTGATGACTCATTATTAACAATCGTTTGTGTTTTCTTGTCCCATAGAATTGGTACTGTCACAGTTGTGCTTACCTTAGGATCCGCTTTTAAGTAAATTTCTTGAAGATAGTTTAAGCCGTATAGATCATCCCCTGTTGCACCAGCAATTGACTGATCAAAAGTCCATCCCATCTCTAACATATCAGGAGAAACGACACTTACACTAATATGAGACTCAAGTGATTTTAACTTGCGATAGATAAGAGTACGATGGGCCCAAGGACAAGCATAGCTAACATATAAGTGATAGCGCCCACTTTCAGGTTGATACTTTGAGTGATTGCTACTTATTGTGTCTCTAAACGAGCGTGGTACGCGATCATATGCCCCACTTTCGTCACTTGTGATGACCGAAGACTTGACCCATTTTCCATCGACTAAACGTCCCATTACTAAACCTTTGTTTGATTATTAACGGGTATAGAATAACGAACAAATGGATCGATTAAAAGATCATTTACCAGATCAACTTGTTCTAACTTTAGATCATTTAGTATTTAGCTGGCCACAGGCCGCAAGGACATCATCACCTTTAGTGGTACGAACCATCGTCGGGATTTTGAATTCTTCCAGGATTAATTTGAAATCCTGAACACTTTGAAGCTCTGGCCTCTTATATTTTGTGCCAGGGAATTCATTGAAAGGAATGAGATTTATTAAAGCACGTCGATCTCTAAGAAGCTCACCTAAGGCCTTCGCATCTTCATTTCCATCGTTTAAATCTTTAATTATCAAATACTCATATGTAACAAATTGCTTATAACGAAGAGGTATACCATCAATGTAATCAAGAACTTCTTTAAGAGGATACTTTCTATTAATTGGAATTAGCTCGTCACGTATTTCATCAAATGGTGAATGTAGGGAAAGTGCTAAATTAACTCCAGGTATCTCATCTTTCCATCTTTTTAGTCCTGGGATATAGCCACTTGTCGAGATCGTTATCTTTTGATGGCCAATCGAAGTTCCATATTGAGAAGTAAAAATATCACAGGCCTTCTTTACTTCATCAAAATTATGTAATGGCTCGCCTTGTCCCATAAAAACGATATTAAGAATTCTCTCTTCACCTGGGCGATGATCTCTTAGCCAATGCCAGGCAGCTAGAAATTGACCAATAATCTCACTAGCTGAAAGATTTCTTTTTAGCCCTTGCGTACCAGTGAAACAAAAAGAACACTTCATGGCACAACCAACTTGAGAAGAGAGGCAAATTGAATACTTCTTATTAAAAGGAATTAAAACACTTTCTACTTTAGAACCATCTGATAATTCAAAAAGAAATTTTACCGTTTTATCGTCTGCCTGCTGAACTTTTACAGGACGAGGTAAAATAAAGTTAAAATTAGTATCAATAAAAGACAACGTACTCTTAGCAATATCAGTGATTGAATTGCTGTAATGATTTTTTCTTTTATAATACCAATTATAAAGTAGATTAGCGGCCGATACATTGAGCCCATTTTGCTCTAGTAACTGCTGTAACTCATTGAATGTAAGTTGATAAAATGACTGCTTCACCAAGTCACATTATAAGAATTAACACATATAGTCCATGCTAAAGAATCAAAAGGGGTCAATTATGAAAGTTTTATTAATCAGCTTATTTTCAATTCTTACTTTTTCCCAAGAACTTGGCCTAGGTGTCGGAACCAAGTCCCCTAATATAGAGATTAAAAATATTGAAGGTACGGAAATAATTCTAGATGATAGCGACAAGAAAACGGTACTTGTTTTTTATCGTGGTTCTTGGTGTCCATATTGCATGAAACAACTTCAAAGTATTCAAACAGAAGTTATGCCAAAACTTGATAAAAGCTCTAAGCTAGTGGCCATTAGTGTGGATAAGAAGATGATTGCTCA from Halobacteriovorax sp. DA5 carries:
- a CDS encoding glutathione S-transferase family protein; translation: MGRLVDGKWVKSSVITSDESGAYDRVPRSFRDTISSNHSKYQPESGRYHLYVSYACPWAHRTLIYRKLKSLESHISVSVVSPDMLEMGWTFDQSIAGATGDDLYGLNYLQEIYLKADPKVSTTVTVPILWDKKTQTIVNNESSEIIRIFNSEFNELTGNHEDFYPEDLADKIDELNEFIYSNINNGVYRSGFAKTQEAYESAVTKLFTSLDRVEEILEGQKYLLGDRLTEADLRLVPTLLRFDCVYVTHFKCNLKRIKDYKNLSRYVRDLYSIEGIKETTNIEHIKRHYFYSHDDLNPYRIVALGPSEIF
- the rlmN gene encoding 23S rRNA (adenine(2503)-C(2))-methyltransferase RlmN, translating into MKQSFYQLTFNELQQLLEQNGLNVSAANLLYNWYYKRKNHYSNSITDIAKSTLSFIDTNFNFILPRPVKVQQADDKTVKFLFELSDGSKVESVLIPFNKKYSICLSSQVGCAMKCSFCFTGTQGLKRNLSASEIIGQFLAAWHWLRDHRPGEERILNIVFMGQGEPLHNFDEVKKACDIFTSQYGTSIGHQKITISTSGYIPGLKRWKDEIPGVNLALSLHSPFDEIRDELIPINRKYPLKEVLDYIDGIPLRYKQFVTYEYLIIKDLNDGNEDAKALGELLRDRRALINLIPFNEFPGTKYKRPELQSVQDFKLILEEFKIPTMVRTTKGDDVLAACGQLNTK
- a CDS encoding pirin family protein, producing the protein MKQKAIKYILNPPQKHWVGNGFHVHTMFHPGFDIYYYTTPFLMMDFAAPKKFSPTQTKRGVGEHPHRGFETVTFAFEGEIEHRDSAGGGGIIGSGDVQWMTAASGVVHEEFHSQKFAREGGLFEMVQMWVNLPKKDKMTAPRYQGVKGEKFPVINPSEGVELKLVSGKYADKVGPCQTFTPINLIQTKMQKDSNFLLSLDDKTNLLVLIRKGSVAINGNQVNEHQLVIFERDGQEVELSSNVGAELLILNGEPIDEPVFSHGPFVMNTREEIIQAFEDYQSGKMGHLS
- a CDS encoding redoxin domain-containing protein, translating into MKVLLISLFSILTFSQELGLGVGTKSPNIEIKNIEGTEIILDDSDKKTVLVFYRGSWCPYCMKQLQSIQTEVMPKLDKSSKLVAISVDKKMIAHKMKKKYQYTFDIVSDPKASLLLAFNIVNKLDDKLVQKYKQSYKIDIEGDSGQTHHMVAHPAVFVIRNGKITYQDIHKEYKDRTKNDDILAALE